TTGACCTCTTGCTATTGTTTGgattgtgtgttgtgttataggCTAGGTACCTCGTGGTGAATGCCCATCCTGACATTCTGTATCGGTGCAGTAACCATGAGGTAGCTGAGGAAAGCTAGACCCAGGTCCAAGCCCAGGCTTTCTATGAACTGAGCCACTAGGCACTTCCTGTTAGTCTACCACCAGGGGGTTCCACTCACCATTCTCTGTGAAGGTTGAATCCCAGGGTGACCTGCTCTGTTCATCATGGATACTGTGGTGTTTGTATCATAGACCCTCCTGTTCCTATCAGCCCCAGGCCCCGCTCCATCCCTGCACTGATACTGTGAAGAGAAGGGTCTGGGCTGCAGACTGGATCCCTGACtggagcctctgtctctctgatgaccACCAGGACTGAGGTTGTTCAGTCCACCTGTCCACtggttgtgttctgtgtggtggAGTCTCTGTCACTCAtggtttgtatttgtatttattatggatccccatgcagctactcttcctgagttCTAGtgaaattaaggcagtttatacaattttaaaatcattacaatacatttacatttttcatAACACActgtgtcctcaggcccctactccacaactaccacatatctacagtacaaaatatttgtgtgtatagtgcatatgttattgtgtgtatgtatgtgtctgtgcctatgtttgtgttgcttcatagTCCCTGGTGTTGCATAAGGTGTTTTTAATctatttttaaaattttatttgaatctatttttaacattttattttactgcttgcatgagttacttgatgtggaacagagttccatgtagtcatgtctctatgtagtattgtgctccttccatagtctgttctggacatggGGATTGAGACCTcttgtgacatgtcttgtggggtatgcatgggtgtccaagctgtgCACCAGTAGTTGAAATAGACAgttcggtgcattcaacatgtcaattactctcacaaatacaagtagtgatgaagtcaatctctccactttgagccaggagaaattgacatgcatattattaatattagctctctgtgtacatccaagggccagccatgTGGCCCTATACAgaaccaattgcaattttcctaagtccttttttgtggcacctgaccacacgactgaacagtagtccaggtgtgaccaaactagagcctgtaggacctgccttgttgatggtGCTGTTAAggtagagcagtgctttattatggacatacttctccccatcttagccatttttacagacaccatcacaatatgtttggaccatgagtgctgtttgtaactaccctggtaggttgactgataacctgaaccaggttgcaggcactagtTAGTCTGAtactttttcttgagtgggcagcttgatgaaagccagtcaatatttaaatcacccagaaaatacctctctgttgatatcacatgcattatcaagcatttcacacgttatccagatactgactgttaacacttggtggtctatagcagcttgaGGTAGATAAACTTGTAgctatattacttcaacagtatttaacatgagatcttGGTTCCGACTTGGGACGGAAGCGCAGAGGCTCCTGATCCAGGGTCCTGGCTCTCCCGCCAGCAAAACTGGACAAATCCATATGTGTTGATTCACGAATTAAGTATGTTTTGGTTCGACTGATATACAAAATTCAGTCACTGCAATGGCACAAAAAATATCAAGTCAGTacattttgtatttaatttaaaCAACATGGTCCTATTGTACACTCAATGTACCTTTATTGCACAAAACTATACCTGTGACAAGTAGAATAACTTCTCActatggtaacactttacattttcTGTAAATCTGGTACCCTCGCTTTGATAAAATGAATTGTTGAATACTTTGGAAAAGGTTTAACATTACACATATCTTCACTACTTTATGTCAAGTAAACATGAATTAAGGCACTATATAATTTCCTCATTATAAAACACCAGTATCAACCTACATGACAGGTAGTCACTCTTCATCAGTGAAGCATTTTTACAGACACCATCACACCAACCATCACCATATCATCTACTCTGTCTCATTGTACTCCTTCTTTCCTCAGTTCACCTCATCCAGTTCCATATAGAGTGCCatagtatgagtcataatacccatacaacctagcggtcaaacaaggaactttttccaattgtttttccaccattcatttttcccatgggGGATTtaagaaacacttcaaataaggactgtgttttgtgtaggcttaccttgGCGTGATGTTTTTATAACGGTGTAAATCTCaaggacaaggtgacttatcaatatatttgcctgtatAATATAAATTGCctacatttctttaaattgacaattctgtgaactcTCTTCTGCAAGTTTTAAAATGACACAAACgagttagcaaaggtgtcagctagagatggctttgcagggatttgtagtcttgcatgatcTCTACTTTGATGCTGAATATATTGATCAAATTCACCATGTCCGGGAGATTTACATGGTTACCAAAACGTCACCCCAAGATAAACCTACATGAaacatctgtactttactatttatatttttgacaacttttactttacgaCATtcgtaaagaaaataatgtactttttactccatacattttccctgaaacCCAAAAGTACATTGACAGGAAAatagtccaattcacacacttatcaagagaacatccctggtcatccctactgcctctgatctggcagatgcactaaacacaaatgctttgtttgtagtGTGCCCCTCTccataaataaaatttaaaaacaaccttgtgctgtctggtttgcataATTTAAGGAATTAAATATtattaatacttaagtatattttaaaccaaatacttttagacttactcaagtagtattttactgggtgactttcacttttacttgagtcattttctattaaggtatctttacttatACTCACGTATAACTTGTACTTTTTCCAACACTGGTCAggataaaaaaaacatgaaaggagctacagtgcatttggaaagtattcagaccccttgactttacagccttattctaaaacgtattaaatttgtaaaaatcctcaatctacacacaatactccataatgacaaagcaaaaaccatcttagcaaatgtattaaatgttttaaacatagcttatttacataattattcagaccctttggtgtGAGACTTGAAATTCAGCTCAgttgcatcctatttccattgatcatccttgatgtttctacaacttgattggagtccacctgtggtaaattcaattcattggacatgatttggaaagggacacacctgtctatataaggtcccacagttgacagtgcatgtcagagcaaaaaccaagcaattaggtcgaaggaattgtccgtagcgctccgagacaggattgttacgaggcacagatctggggaagggtaccaaaaaatgtctgcagcattgaaggtccccaagaacacagtgccctccataatttttaaatggaaggagtttggaaccaccaagacttcctagagttggccacccggccaaactgagcaatcaggggagaagggccttggtcaaggaggtgacccaGAACCCGATGATCACAGAGCTCCaaagatcctctgtggagatgggagaaccttccagaaggacaaccatctctgcagcactccatcaatcagacctttatggtagagtggccagacgcaagccactcttcagtaaaaggcacatgaaagcccgcttggagtttccaaaaggcacctaatggactctagaaacaagattctctggtcagatTGAAACCGAGATTGAACCTTTTGTCCTGAATTCCGAGCATTACGTCTGGAGAAAACCCAGCACcctttttcagcagcagggactgggagtcttGTCAGGATTGACGGAAAGATGAAAAGAGCAAAGTAcggagagagatccttgatgaagaccTGCCCCACAGCGCTCAGGACctgactgggggcgaaggttccccttccaacagaacaacgcaggagttgcttcgggacaagtctctgaatgtccttgagtggcccagccagagcctggacttgaacccgttcgaacatctctggagagacctgaaaatatctgtgcagcgatgctccccatccaacctgacagcgcttgagtggatctgcagagaagtatcggagaaactccccaaatacaggtgtgccaagcttgtatcgtcatacccaagaagacttgaagctgtaattgctgccaaaggtgttcaacaaagtactaagtaaactaagtaaagggtctgaatacttatataaatgtgatttcagttgatttttaacacatttgcaaaaatgtctaaaaacatgtttgtgtgtagattggggggggggattatttcatcaattttaagaataaggctgtaatgtaacaatatgtggaaaaagtcaaggggtccgaatgcactgtagggaCTGTATATACAGGATTCCTTAACACAATGTCTGGATGTAATATTCTACCCAGGAATATCCAAATGCATCTGCGGATATTTTCTGATGACAACTAAAATTAATCTTTCTCTTTTGATATAAGTGTTTGTTATAGAGTGGAGTGTTTTTTCTGCTGGTGTAACCTGAGGTAGCTCTTCTCtgagaaactcttcccacagtgcACACAGGCGAAAGGCCTCTCTCCCGTGTGGACCCTTTGGTGCCTCTTTAGGTCACCAGCCTGAGCGAAGCAcatgtgacactgggtacagctgaagggtttctcccctgtgtggaccctctggtgcctcttcagggtGCATGCCTGGGCGAAAcgcatgtgacactgggtacagctgaagggtttcacCCCTGTGTGAACCCTCTGGTGGATGTCTACCTTCTGAGGGCAGCGgaagcctttgttacagaacatgcagaggaaccgTTTCTCTTTACTATTGTCTGATGTGGCTCCCCCTCCTCGCGCCTTGGCCTTTTGTTCCCTGTGTGAATCGGAAGGCCCCATCGACATGGATAATGGGTCGCGATCCTTGAACTCGTGTAAGGGGGAGTGGGTCTCGACATTTATATTTGTCTCTAAGCTTTCTCTGTAGTCTAAGAAGTCACTGGTGTTGCCCTGTGAGTGTCCTTCTCCTAAGTGAGTTTCGTCTGCACTCCATATCAGAGGAGCATCGTCCTCCACTTTCACAATCACCTCATCTACGACAAGACCCTCCCCTTTCTTATCTCGGCACCCTTCCGagtatacactactactgtactggttCCAGTCCACTTTCATTGGATTAGTCTGTGTATCCAATACCACAGGCATGTCACCAGgtatcatctctgtctctgtagtgtaTGAACACAATGGATCATTGACAGTCTGTAAAGTGTCACCTGAGTCCCGATGGGACAGAACAGTCCTTGGGCTCAGGTTGCCGTAAAGTAAATACTCTGAGTGTGGAGCAGGTTGACAGCCCAATCGGTTTATCCCCGTTAAAGTCtcggtgtctgtctctgacttgagGATGGCGTTCAGCGTTCCACTGACCTCCATGATGCTGCATTGGGTCCTGGACTGCTCTTGGGCGGTGGAGGGGTTCTCTGTGGATACAGGGGGCACACCagtctggatgtctctgctgtgcagtgggtcctcctctccttcagtcaTCTCCTGCTTGACCCCAGGACCTGCAGCCTCTGCATCTGCAGACTGACACAAGAAGAGAGGAGGTTATTACAGGTACATGGGTTGAATTGGATAACAATGCCGTAGGGAAGTCTCAAAAGCTTCATTATGGCAGATAAATAAGGATGCACATGGAAGCTAGTGAATAGCTGAGGAGGGCCTTTCTGAAATAAACTGTCCACAATTGATTTACAAAGTCACTCATGTTttatataacactattacactaaccTCTATAACATGATGGGTTGAGTTTCCTATCCCCTCATCAACAGTGATTGGGTGGTCATCTCGCCATGTATtttgtcctgctggcttcacaaaGCTCCTGTTGCCTCCAGTGAGATGTCCTTCACCTGAGAGTGATTGGAGGAAAAGAGGTGGTTAGGTATATTGTATTCTATTGACACTGTCTATAATTGGCAAGAATGTAAGGTAACACTTCTCATAACTTCTTGATATACta
This sequence is a window from Oncorhynchus gorbuscha isolate QuinsamMale2020 ecotype Even-year linkage group LG17, OgorEven_v1.0, whole genome shotgun sequence. Protein-coding genes within it:
- the LOC124001635 gene encoding gastrula zinc finger protein XlCGF48.2-like isoform X2; the protein is MANCMVFHSQMASIMEVLANTAVAEICKLVDDDYAVFRLEITQSQKENRALRRKLQLLEMKVTRERAERTMRERVLASHPCNVKILDRYRGNAKGEGHLTGGNRSFVKPAGQNTWRDDHPITVDEGIGNSTHHVIESADAEAAGPGVKQEMTEGEEDPLHSRDIQTGVPPVSTENPSTAQEQSRTQCSIMEVSGTLNAILKSETDTETLTGINRLGCQPAPHSEYLLYGNLSPRTVLSHRDSGDTLQTVNDPLCSYTTETEMIPGDMPVVLDTQTNPMKVDWNQYSSSVYSEGCRDKKGEGLVVDEVIVKVEDDAPLIWSADETHLGEGHSQGNTSDFLDYRESLETNINVETHSPLHEFKDRDPLSMSMGPSDSHREQKAKARGGGATSDNSKEKRFLCMFCNKGFRCPQKVDIHQRVHTGVKPFSCTQCHMRFAQACTLKRHQRVHTGEKPFSCTQCHMCFAQAGDLKRHQRVHTGERPFACVHCGKSFSEKSYLRLHQQKKHSTL